Proteins from a genomic interval of Plasmodium reichenowi strain SY57 chromosome 13, whole genome shotgun sequence:
- a CDS encoding mitochondrial carrier protein, putative, with translation MDISSKNEEEKKKNKNKNKILVCGLISGILTKTLFAPFDRIKLFYQIQPMFNQYKKEEKRNLEKEKHNYHNKKVAILNHNIILKNATNVENKLKSNNQQNLCFSKNDDKTKLRFHLVKRQNVMFLNFKKKINSLKGINKNKNQINKLNKINHHHDHNHNHPHNNNNNYSYNYYRMIQNQNIKHDFFSTYNKKVGTKNINKYIPSYYNIHNSPHKMCKKILLNYYPNINHIHNNIKHMKHIKHIKLVNKNYKNLYRNRNNNITYNFGKQIKYIQRSYIKNQQASIKYRNIIQSFFFIIKEEGVLGLWKGNFVNTIRGGIVYSAKFGTNDIIKDKLKKAKIKQKNVYNNNNNSMDIQNSCQNNSNILTNNTFNYYESITAGYISGIIQKTLSYPLDLLSIRMALGVNEKYLTNNNHILYKKKSIMEMIYEIIQKEGFSGFYKGYIPTLLTGVPYVTLQMLFFDFYKNIFQTYSSNHYNNIPTLALYSSLAGSLSNLTSLIIVFPGDTVRKRMMNNGIDNKNYIYKNTLHCIKNIYYLEGIRNFYHGLFPSMLKCIPSGAIQFMSYEILKHLVSKN, from the coding sequence ATGGATATATCAAGCAAAAATGAggaagagaaaaaaaaaaataaaaataaaaataaaatctTAGTATGTGGACTAATTTCAGGAATACTCACAAAAACACTGTTTGCTCCCTTTGATCGTATAAAACTATTTTATCAAATCCAACCCATGTTTAatcaatataaaaaagaagaaaaaagaaatttagaaaaagaaaaacacaattatcataataaaaaagttgCAATCCTTAATCATaacattattttaaaaaatgcTACGAATgtagaaaataaattaaagTCAAATAATCAACAAAATTTATGCTTTTCCAAAAATGATGACAAAACAAAGTTACGCTTCCATTTGGTTAAAAGACAAAATGTGATGTTTctaaattttaaaaaaaaaataaattcattgaaaggaataaataaaaataaaaatcaaataaataaattaaataaaataaatcatcatcatgatcataatcataatcaccctcataataataataataattattcttataattattatcgAATGATACAAAATCAAAATATCAAACATGACTTTTTTTCAacatataacaaaaaagtaggtacaaaaaatataaataagtaTATCCCAagttattataatattcataatagCCCTCATAAAATgtgtaaaaaaatattacttAATTATTACCCAAACATAAAtcatattcataataatataaaacatatgaAACATATCAAACATATCAAACttgtaaataaaaattataaaaatctATATCGtaatagaaataataatataacatataattttggaaagcaaataaaatatattcaaagATCATACATTAAAAATCAACAGGCATCAATAAAATATCGGAATATTATACAAAgcttcttttttattataaaagaagaaggGGTTTTAGGATTATGGAAAGGTAATTTTGTTAATACGATAAGAGGTGGAATTGTATATTCAGCTAAATTTGGAACGAATGATATAATTAaagataaattaaaaaaagcaaaaataaaacaaaaaaatgtttacaataataataataatagtatggatatacaaaatagttgtcaaaataatagtaatattttaacaaacaatacatttaattattatgaaagTATAACAGCTGGATATATTTCGGgaattatacaaaaaacTCTGTCATATCCATTAGATTTATTAAGTATACGTATGGCTCTAGGTGTcaatgaaaaatatttaacaaataataatcatattttatataaaaaaaaatcaattATGGAAATgatatatgaaataatacaaaaagaAGGATTTTCTGGTTTCTACAAAGGATATATTCCAACATTATTAACAGGAGTACCATATGTTACATTACAAATGTTATTCTTTGacttttataaaaacatattcCAAACATATTCATCAAAccattataataatattcctACTTTAGCTTTGTATTCATCATTAGCAGGATCTTTAAGTAATCTTACATCACTAATTATTGTTTTCCCAGGAGATACCGTAAGAAAAAGAATGATGAATAATGGtattgataataaaaattatatttataaaaatactttacattgtataaaaaatatttattatcttgAAGGAATTCGAAATTTTTATCATGGATTATTTCCATCAATGTTGAAATGTATACCTTCAGGTGCTATACAATTTATGTCCTACGAAATATTAAAGCATCTCGTCtcaaaaaattaa
- a CDS encoding DNA repair endonuclease, putative: protein MYPLYYEKKIVKKLIEQDSLIILADGFNELNILAIFIFYYQNRCLWDEQYINNDNIFFHLFNLNKYNKTYDDGHIKVVQDNGQPKNIQNESTTKYTLNKNKIQNDKEVEYYIDDSDNSDESKKYDKYEKYDKYEKYDNSKKYDKFDITTSRKHIIDNLFDNYIYKEPNNELPKNKNEIILLDHPEEKEKTKINENDFDINKNNDNCNNMSNINKSQNNHLKDMSTQNKLIFILNVTPKEYNIFLKYQLSLYKQINEIDERYNDKIKINYFKTEYIRDQKSHERIEMYIKRGVYFISSNVLLIDLLTFKIIPEIIDGIFICKNHRLIYNMKEIFIIELYRKRNKFGFIKGISNNKKLINHQHIVNLAQKLFMKRIYCYPRFHKHIHISLNNKFLQPHIYEINLDIPNVLLKIEENILNILHYLNLEIKKNFNFHDFDLNPLLYSENAEAYVLNYIKTKTLNYNTKKLLKEIITLVNMLCNLFIYDSLIFYNYINNLKEADKECIWLYCNEANEIFYLSRERKNHFLNQMDILLDQNDINTINNTQNIINVIQYDNKYFHKSYQVKKQSNQLYNWVYELAYNRDIEKKQYEKIIQQKERIKNKNLMKRKFILNKKKYEQSNKKPLNHNKHTGHRTSIILNNNINMKHSKNGNSNTTENNNKRRKIIELQKFNDNNSNNENMYNLIKKEKDDIIQIKSSDSEINAVNKKNGIIKSDEHIVINDHKECKYQMDKINVDQRNDNNMMHMYKNQTKINKSMDKIEYPIVIIVDNFYMQKEFYNLLLHTNQDIDKDKNRDSIINPNNNNNKNNNNNNSGDNNFECEKHLNILIKEEKENKITDNYITDDSVSSQESYNNNNNNNNNVNMSNNSNLFNLQNNPFNISYDMIKNKTRNLKYIKPHIYILCINKNYENIYTKDNFVQTLHQKIDAINKKLDIEPNLEEEIKLNEQNEVDGKCKKNAKKKKKENEKEKEKEKNKEKNKDHHNKQQTNDEQNILKNDDHLGDDNFFQINEYCGNLDFLEIFLMTIKPYRIILTTLDLNIFRNVEIYCARLFQYSVYQLHEEKYFKYIMKYEKDNFIYVKNNENNKNNDDNKNNDENKNNDDNKNNDDNKNNDDNKNNDNNNNNNNNNNNNNNKCYIHNNNYSSSSINKNSTYYNKDPENNLIKTEMNDDKNTFQGKEKKTMNEYIYEPIDVFNKLKIWNDMCNNVEVFLIFFKNNIHYNKYLNKVKVEKSNWINFLENRNNLRFELDRNVFNKNEKLFKNVINSYLNFQQRFKDNKKNITNFNQSLCDEFKRFQDVKIDEYALENNNVLLDNHYNNFISMEEEEMFIKNYQNKMNKNISSFTFDEKTIQQIQEILHKFSIDSFNLNFILYSIFNNTKPIVIVDIRELKSDLTYKLYKSKMHIIPYSLLVGDYILTKDICVERKSIIDLIQSLNNNRLYNQINQMSKYYQTYVLLIEFNNKNLFYFASLNDKYSVYTKLIMICIQFPKLKILWSPFSLFTVKLFWSLKVNASQPDIFKSLHIDMTLQKNVRQEYIISKNNVKKAKEVDDQNNTTGAKQIKDKEIQEDNNRKNDELGVQTNDHLEIQINDEENVENKQEIYKYETIYDLFDKNLYHLQNIEDDQEIKKVENVTNWNAIEILKSLPGVNEKNMHYLINNIKSLRHLCEQTLEQLENYMSKSNAKLLYDFLNENIS from the coding sequence atgtATCCACTATACTATGAGAAAAAAATCGTAAAGAAATTGATAGAACAAGATTCCTTAATAATATTAGCAGATGGATTTAATGAACTAAACATTTTAGccatttttatattttattatcaaaaCAGGTGTTTATGGGatgaacaatatataaataacgataacatattttttcatttattcaatttgaataaatataataaaacatatgaCGACGGACATATAAAAGTGGTACAGGATAATGGACAaccaaaaaatatacaaaatgaaagtacaacaaaatatacgttaaataaaaataaaatacaaaatgaTAAGGAGGTggaatattatatagaCGACTCGGATAATTCGGATGAATCTAAAAAATATGACAAgtatgaaaaatatgacaagtatgaaaaatatgacAATTCTAAAAAATATGACAAATTCGATATTACTACCAGTCGAAAACACATAATAGATAACCTTTTTGataactatatatataaggaaccaaataatgaattaccaaaaaataaaaatgaaattatattattagaCCATCctgaagaaaaagaaaaaacgAAAATAAACGAAAATGACTTTGATATTAATAAGAACAATGataattgtaataatatgagTAATATTAACAAATCACAAAACAATCATTTAAAAGATATGAGTACCCAAAATAAACtgatttttatattaaatgtcACTCCTAAAGaatacaatatttttttgaaatatcAATTATCcttatataaacaaattaatgaaatagatgaaagatataatgataaaataaaaataaattatttcaAAACTGAATATATTAGAGATCAAAAATCACATGAAAGAATAGAGATGTATATAAAGAGAGGGGTGTACTTTATTTCTTCTAATGTCCTACTAATAGATTTATTaacatttaaaataattccTGAAATTATTGATggtatatttatttgtaaaaatCATAGattgatatataatatgaaagaaatatttattatcgAGTTATATaggaaaagaaataaatttgGTTTTATTAAAGGAataagtaataataaaaaattaattaatcATCAACATATTGTTAATTTAGCTCAGAAATTATTTATGAAAAGAATTTATTGTTATCCAAGATTTCATAAacacatacatatatcgttaaataataaatttctacaaccacatatatatgaaattaaTCTTGATATTCCAAATgttcttttaaaaatagaagaaaatatacttaatattttacattaCCTTAATctagaaataaaaaaaaattttaattttcatGACTTTGATTTAAACcctttattatattctgAAAATGCAGAAGCATATGTACTTAACTATATTAAGACAAAAACACTTAATTATAATACTAAAAAgttattaaaagaaattattacaTTAGTTAATATGTTATGTAATCtgtttatatatgattcacttatattttataattatattaataatttaaaagaagCAGATAAGGAATGTATTTGGTTATACTGTAATGAAGCTAAcgaaattttttatttatcaagagaaagaaaaaaccattttttaaatcaaATGGATATATTACTCGAtcaaaatgatataaatactataaataatacacaaaatattattaatgtCATACAgtatgataataaatattttcataaatcATATCAAGTTAAAAAACAATCTAATCAGTTATATAATTGGGTATACGAATTAGCCTATAATAGAgatattgaaaaaaaacagTATGAAAAGATAATTCAACAGAAAGAAAGaatcaaaaataaaaatctcatgaaaagaaaatttatattaaataaaaaaaaatatgagcaatcaaataaaaaaccTCTGAACCATAACAAACATACAGGACACAGAACatctattatattaaacaataatataaacatgAAACATTCTAAAAATGGTAATAGTAATACTACagaaaataacaataaacgaaggaaaataatagaattacaaaaatttaatgataataatagtaataatgaaaatatgtataatttaataaaaaaagaaaaggatgatattatacaaataaaatcTTCAGATAGTGAAATTAATGCTgttaataagaaaaatggTATTATTAAATCTGATGAACATATAGTTATTAATGATCACAAAGAATGTAAATACCAGATGGATAAAATAAACGTTGATCAAAGGAATGATAATAACATGATgcatatgtataaaaatcaaacaaaaataaataaatctATGGATAAGATAGAATATCcaatagtaataatagttgacaatttttatatgcaaaaagaattttataatttgcTTCTTCACACAAATCAAGATATagataaagataaaaatagGGATAGCATAATTAACCcaaacaataataataataaaaacaataataacaacaatagTGGTGACAATAATTTTGAGTGTGAGaaacatttaaatatacttattaaagaagaaaaagaaaataaaattactGACAATTATATTACGGACGATTCTGTTAGTTCTCAAGAaagttataataataataataataataataataatgtcAACATGTCAAATAATTCAAACCTTTTCAACCTACAAAATAATCCTTTTAATATCTCTTATGATAtgattaaaaataaaacacGCAATctcaaatatattaaaccacatatatatattttatgcATAAATAAGAActatgaaaatatttatacaaaagATAATTTCGTTCAAACGTTACATCAAAAAATTGATGCAATCAATAAGAAGCTCGATATAGAGCCCAATCTCGAAGAGgaaattaaattaaatgaacaaaatgaagTAGATGGgaaatgtaaaaaaaatgccaaaaaaaaaaagaaagaaaatgaaaaagaaaaagaaaaagaaaaaaataaagaaaaaaataaagacCATCACAATAAACAACAAACGAATGACGAACAAAATATTCTTAAAAACGATGACCATTTGGGAgatgataatttttttcaaataaatgaatattgTGGAAATTTGGATTTTTTAGAAATATTCTTAATGACAATTAAACCTTATCGTATAATTTTGACGACCCTTgatttgaatatttttagGAATGTCGAAATATATTGTGCCCGTCTTTTTCAATATAGTGTATACCAATTACATGaggaaaaatattttaagtATATCATGAAGTATGAGAAggataattttatatatgttaaaaataatgaaaataataaaaataatgatgataataaaaataatgacgagaataaaaataatgacgataataaaaataatgacgataataaaaataatgacgataataaaaataatgacaacaacaacaacaataataataataataataataataataacaaatgttatattcataataataattatagtTCCAGTAGTATCAATAAAAATTCTACctattataataaagacCCCGAAAATAATCTCATAAAAACAGAAATgaatgatgataaaaatacattccaaggtaaagaaaaaaaaacaatgAATGAATACATATATGAACCAATTGATGTATTcaataaattaaaaatatggaatGATATGTGCAACAATGTAGAAGTGTTTTTAATATTCtttaagaataatatacattacaataaatatttaaacaAAGTTAAAGTTGAAAAATCCAACTGGATAAATTTTCTTGAAAATCGAAATAATTTACGTTTTGAATTAGACAGAAATGTATTTaacaaaaatgaaaaactgtttaaaaatgttataaattcatatttaaattttcaaCAAAGATTTAAGGATAATAAGAAGAATATAACAAACTTTAATCAATCTTTATGTGATGAATTTAAAAGGTTTCAAGATGTTAAAATAGATGAATATGctttagaaaataataatgttcTATTAGATAATCATTATAACAATTTTATAAGTATggaagaagaagaaatgtttataaaaaattatcaaaataaaatgaataaaaacATTTCCTCTTTTACATTTGATGAAAAAACTATACAACAAATTCAAGAAATTTTACACAAATTTTCAATAGATTCATTTAAtcttaattttatattatacagtatttttaataacaCAAAACCTATTGTTATTGTAGATATAAGAGAATTAAAATCTGatttaacatataaattatataaaagtaaaatgCATATTATACCATATTCATTATTAGTAGGagattatatattaaccAAAGATATATGTGTTGAAAGAAAATCAATTATAGATTTAATACAATccttaaataataatagatTATATAATCAAATAAATCAAATGTCTAAATATTATCAAACCTATGTATTACTCATTGAAtttaataacaaaaatttattttattttgcatcattaaatgataaatattcaGTCTACACAAAACTCATTATGATATGTATTCAGTTTCCTAAACTCAAAATATTGTGGAGTCCCTTTTCTCTTTTTACTGTCAAACTTTTCTGGTCATTAAAAGTTAATGCTAGTCAACCTGACATTTTCAAATCACTACATATTGATATGACCctacaaaaaaatgttcGACaggaatatattataagtaAGAATAACGTTAAGAAGGCAAAGGAGGTGGATgatcaaaataatacaaCAGGTGCAAAGCAAATTAAGGATAAAGAGATTCAAGAGGATAATAATCgaaaaaatgatgaattAGGAGTTCAGACAAATGACCACCTGGAAATTcaaataaatgatgaagaaaatgtaGAGAATAAACAAgagatatataaatacgAAACCATATATGATCtttttgataaaaatttatatcatttacaaaatatagaagatgatcaagaaataaaaaaggtTGAAAATGTAACAAATTGGAATGCAATCgaaattttaaaaagtcTACCAGGGGTAAATGAGAAAAATATGCATTAtctaataaataatattaaatcatTAAGACATTTATGTGAACAAACATTAGAACAAttagaaaattatatgagCAAATCTAATGCTAAATTGTTGtatgattttttaaatgaaaatatatcataa
- a CDS encoding glycosylphosphatidylinositol anchor attachment 1 protein, putative translates to MGFSENPKFSLLINKLIKKSKVIGVFLSIIGVIFFLVFNKFNKNAELDARTFTQFVGNSVLNKKNEKFYNDTNSYFLNYKYEGKEDIIKLIYDYITKNILVNVQNEMVKIKLTDRIEQNILISNVGCKYCNNMESLVVVINFDFKERKYFHSVIIGLTLMEHFSKCNYMSKDVTFLFTNKELLYSLGVQEFIQKYFYNNTNIIGKKIIRSSTIIEFDSIYPSYIKINYEGLNGMLPNQDLILLLTNELHFYSIPIKMELTHGSIFDMALEKNYENGHIYFLRENIPAFTATGGSKVPIRNKMLNLFNLTKALQSYLRSQSNTHEGFCHSSNFYFFNTFKRHIPISIYCYSVYLICAYSIMKLFKSTIFRSYINFLTGFYTYLITILIISLPIYLISTNKKFYELLNFQKNYIPSCYEWHPDNFDKYIKIANIWWNVLFFSILGAFFFNLFISFLVNKKRKVIQEKNDENESFDGYKKVEKVERILILEKIKELQNEIMKRKGITNNHNNNNNNNIKNYNIYTNENIYNNNINNNNNIYENLYDNGEIKKNILVKPKIINSDDEDFLLEKKNSEFIKKIEKQIETLEEKLEFLSNDENVKYIFYNNSIAPFNTMMIYMNIFYFILVALLSSLYNWSYSVLFSLLFVIPISILHNLKTKSVRIFRKIILSLFILCMLIYMYPNDNHIWNIRQKLTNLFRNNISKCCKYLDKHKILQSKYFPESLQFICSNRLFDSFYLNKYFLDNLNIKFSYVLDIQNGFLLTLYNLARNHFCIGTATYPLICFTLFPIVFYIVFLFFC, encoded by the exons ATGGGATTTTCAGAAAATCCCAAATTCTCCTTGCTTATAAATAAGCTTATCAAGAAATCTAAAGTTATAGG cGTTTTCCTATCAATTATTGGTgtgattttttttttggtgTTTAATAAGTTTAATAAGAATGCTGAATTAGACGCTAGGACATTTACCCAATTTGTTGGTAATTCAGTATTGAACAAAAAGAATGAGAAGTTTTATAATGATACAAATTCGTATTTTTTGAACTATAAATATGAAGGGAAagaagatataataaagttgatatatgattatattacgaaaaatatattagtAAATGTACAAAATGAGATGgttaaaataaaattaacGGATAGAATTGAACAGAATATATTGATAAGTAATGTAGGATGTaaatattgtaataatatggaaAGTTTAGTTGTGGTAATAAATTTTGATTTTAAAGAAAggaaatattttcataGCGTAATTATCGGTTTAACGTTAATGGAACATTTTTCTAAATGTAACTATATGAGTAAGGATGTgacttttttatttacaaataaagaattattatattctttagGTGTTCAAGaatttatacaaaaatatttttataataatactaatataattggaaaaaaaattattagaTCTTCTACTATTATTGAATTTGATTCTATTTATCCTtcttatattaaaattaattatgaAGGATTAAATGGTATGTTGCCTAATCAAGacttaatattattattaacaaatgaacttcatttttattctatTCCTATTAAAATGGAGCTTACTCATGGTTCCATATTTGATATGGCCCTAGAAAAGAATTACGAAAATGGTCACATATACTTTCTGAG AGAGAACATTCCGGCATTTACTGCAACGGGGGGTAGTAAAGTACCCATACGAAATAAAATGCTTAATTTGTTCAACTTGACGAAAGCATTACAAAGTTATTTAAGAAGTCAGAGTAATACACATGAAGGTTTTTGTCATTCTtcaaatttttatttttttaatacattcAAAAGGCATATACcaataagtatatattgttatagtgtttatttaatatgCGCATATAGCATaatgaaattatttaaatcaACGATATTTAGaagttatataaattttttaacaGGTTTCTACACTTATTTGATTacaatattaattatttccctacctatatatttaatttcaacaaataaaaaattttatgaGTTGTTgaattttcaaaaaaattatattccTTCATGTTATGAATGGCATCCTGATAattttgataaatatataaaaattgcAAATATATGGTGgaatgtattatttttctcaATTCTTGGtgcatttttttttaatttatttatttcttttttagttaataaaaaaagaaaagttatacaagaaaaaaatgatgaaaatgaatCATTTGATGGCTATAAAAAGGTAGAGAAGGTAGAACGAATTTtaatattagaaaaaatcaaagaattacaaaatgaaataatgAAACGAAAAGGTATTAcaaataatcataataataataataataataatattaaaaattataatatttatacaaatgaaaatatatacaataataatataaataataataataatatttatgaaaatttatatgataatggagaaattaaaaaaaatattctgGTTAAAccaaaaattataaatagtgatgatgaagattttcttcttgaaaaaaaaaattctgaattcattaaaaaaatagaaaaacAAATAGAAACATTAGAAGAAAAATTGGAATTTTTAAGtaatgatgaaaatgtaaaatatattttttataataattctatAGCACCATTTAATACaatgatgatatatatgaatattttttatttcatattagTAGCGCTATTAAGTTCG ttaTATAATTGGTCCTATTCTGTATTATTTAGCCTGCTATTTGTAATTCCTATATCAattttacataatttaaaaacaaaatcAGTCAGAATTTTTCGGAAGATTATTCTTTCACTTTTTATCCTTTGTAtgttaatttatatgtatcctaatgataatcatatttgg AATATAAGACAGAAACTAACTAATTTATTTaggaataatatatcaaaatgTTGTAAATATTTAGACAAGCacaaaatattacaaaGCAAATATTTCCCAGAAAGTTTGCAATTTATTTGTTCGAATAGGTTATTTGATTCATTTTacttaaataaatattttttggataatctaaatattaaatttagTTATGTCTTGGATATTCAAAATGGATTCTTATTAACTTTATACAATTTAGCAAGAAATCATTTTTGTATTGGTACAGCTACCTATCCTCTAATATGCTTTACCTTATTCCCAATAGTATTTTATATagtttttttatttttttgttaa
- a CDS encoding hypothetical protein (conserved Plasmodium protein, unknown function), giving the protein MALNPTLIQGNEFLFPANKGSEVTYLRREDVKLKLYLPDRTIKEDGMIFLTSSRLVFVKNEHSKTNPNFAGVEFPLSLIEKPKFEQPVFGLNYLSGIIKPLMDHPNSLKSACKWNLVFLNGQCSSFLNIFFKVFEAAKKNRPLVGLNEFNEQFFSNSNAYVDPNDPTFLYINEPINENIYTPQNLSQNHYIPLGSYTNNNMNPSNNNINTCNNSGNTLRQQENIPIYKRPFVPKNNNPTSMMTYNNSNYVNTCDHINNRAMGNYNQNVFVPNNYNNPNNNTQNYDSINNSLTHYNNSSDGRTLYNNNNTNMGHYNNTNNFRNYEQANNRNVTAQMNYQMYNNMPNNNMPNNNMPNNNMSNNNIPNNNMPNNNMSNNNVSTFHQRMNALHPQPNNHHYNPAYNEHLNNSYNQQNNNTLYNEQNNAEQNSSTTYNHHKNSETYNKNN; this is encoded by the exons ATGGCCTTAAATCCAACCTTAATTCAGGGAAATG aatttttatttccaGCCAACAAAGGATCTGAGGTTACTTATTTAAGAAGGGAAGATGTTAAGTTGAAATTGTATTTGCCTGATCG AACCATTAAAGAAGATGGtatgatatttttaacAAGCTCACGTTTAGTGTTTGTAAAAAACGAGCACAGTAAAACCAATCCAAACTTTGCTGGTGTAGAATTTCCATTAAGTCTTATTGAAAAGCCTAAATTTGAACAGCCAGTATTTGgattaaattatttaagCGGTATAATAAAACCATTAATGGATCATCCAAATAGTTTAAAAAGTGCTTGTAAATGGAATcttgtatttttaaatgGACAATGTAGTAGTTTccttaatatattttttaaagtaTTTGAAGCAGCTAAAAAGAATAGACCATTGGTAGGTTTAAATGAATTTAATGAACAGTTTTTTTCAAATAGTAATGCTTATGTTGATCCTAATGATCCAacatttttgtatattaatGAGCCtattaatgaaaatatttatactCCTCAGAATTTATCACAAAATCATTATATACCTCTGGGAAGTTATACaaataacaatatgaaccctagtaataataatattaatacatgCAATAATAGTGGTAATACTTTAAGACAACAGGAAAACATTccaatatataaaagacCATTTGTTcctaaaaataataaccCTACTAGTATGATGACATATAATAACTCCAACTATGTGAATACATGTGATCACATAAATAACAGAGCAATGGGGAACTATAACCAAAATGTTTTTGTACctaataattataataacccaaataataatactcAAAATTATGATTCTATAAATAATTCCCTAAcacattataataattcttctGATGGAAGAACACTTtataacaacaataatacGAATATGGgacattataataatacaaataattttaGAAATTATGAACAAGCAAATAATAGAAATGTCACAGCGCAAATGAATTATCAgatgtataataatatgccaaataataatatgccaaataataatatgccaaataataatatgtcaaataataatattccaaataataatatgccaaataataatatgtctaataataatgtgaGTACATTTCATCAAAGGATGAATGCTCTACATCCCCAACCAAACaatcatcattataatcCGGCATATAATGAACACCttaataattcatataatcaacaaaataataatactttgtataatgaacaaaataatgCCGAACAAAATAGCTCGACTACATACAACCATCACAAAAATTCTGAAACgtataacaaaaataattaa